One window from the genome of Anopheles merus strain MAF unplaced genomic scaffold, AmerM5.1 LNR4000550, whole genome shotgun sequence encodes:
- the LOC121602646 gene encoding vanin-like protein 1, with product MNKPPVLFCILLLLVAPSIQISTPGDPHYWAGVVEFSSDRVNDETAETSTANRLAQYLSIINSPEADATDVLAFPEGTLNRVATASFVPHPKDAIAPCNILEYEPVVRDISCAARNRKKYVVINLTEKARCPEAGDVRPCSADGLYHFNTNVAFDREGVVVSRYRKFNLFGEAGINTTVYPEMASFETDFGVKFGHFICFDLMFNEPALELVRLGITDFIFPTMWFSELPFLTAAQIQQGWAFSNNVNLLAAGASFPGVGSTGTGIYSGRHGELTTVMNHEPQTKLYVAQVPKMTFPNAAINKIPQPKGTPAQMAKLYLKRDQIDKYATKDLPMTSNALLQESVCYESHCCNFTINYSVKPNLQNTNYYRYKLAAYDAGRTFDGFADGQITTCAIFACSSANYSDCSRRFAATEAYDEAVTFNTITIQAKFANNDETFVLPNNVDTSIVPIDVSETEYTVVPSVGDPTPHNIVTYKLTRAHSDLYTFAIWARKFEHYASAGAANPAGLFSALVLIVSAAAMGGLAKNLWQC from the exons ATGAACAAACCGCCAGTCCTATTTTGCATTTTACTGCTGCTCGTTGCACCGAGCATACAG ATCTCTACGCCAGGCGATCCACACTATTGGGCCGGTGTGGTAGAGTTCAGCTCCGATCGTGTTAATGATGAAACGGCCGAAACCAGCACGGCGAACCGTCTCGCCCAGTATCTATCGATTATAAACTCCCCCGAGGCGGACGCTACCGATGTGCTGGCATTTCCCGAGGGCACGCTGAACCGTGTGGCAACCGCTTCGTTCGTACCACACCCGAAGGATGCGATCGCACCGTGCAACATCCTTGAGTACGAGCCGGTCGTCCGGGACATTTCCTGTGCCGCACGCAACCGCAAAAAGTACGTCGTGATTAATCTGACCGAGAAGGCCCGCTGTCCGGAGGCGGGCGATGTGCGACCGTGCAGTGCCGATGGGCTGTACCACTTCAACACGAACGTGGCGTTCGACCGGGAGGGTGTGGTCGTGTCGCGGTACCGAAAGTTTAACCTGTTCGGGGAGGCCGGTATCAACACGACCGTCTACCCAGAGATGGCGAGCTTTGAGACGGACTTTGGGGTGAAGTTTGGCCACTTTATCTGTTTCGATCTGATGTTCAACGAGCCGGCGCTGGAGCTCGTACGGTTGGGCATTACCGACTTTATCTTCCCGACGATGTGGTTCTCCGAGCTACCCTTCCTAACGGCGGCCCAGATCCAGCAGGGGTGGGCATTTTCAAACAACGTGAATTTGCTTGCGGCAGGCGCTAGCTTCCCGGGGGTGGGCAGCACCGGTACAGGGATCTACTCCGGTCGGCACGGTGAGCTCACGACCGTCATGAACCACGAACCGCAAAC CAAGCTTTACGTCGCACAGGTGCCCAAAATGACATTCCCGAATGCGGCCATTAACAAGATCCCGCAACCGAAAGGTACACCGGCACAGATGGCCAAGCTCTACCTGAAGCGTGACCAGATCGACAAGTACGCGACGAAAGATCTGCCGATGACGTCGAACGCACTGCTGCAGGAGTCGGTCTGCTACGAAAGTCACTGTTGCAACTTTACGATTAACTACAGCGTCAAGCCGAATCTGCAAAATACG AACTACTATCGCTACAAGCTGGCCGCTTACGATGCTGGTCGTACGTTCGACGGGTTTGCCGATGGCCAGATTACGACGTGTGCCATTTTTGCCTGCTCCTCTGCCAACTATAGCGACTGTTCGCGCCGGTTCGCTGCAACCGAAGCGTACGATGAAGCGGTCACGTTCAACACCATCACGATACAGGCAAAGTTCGCTAACAACGATGAAACGTTTGTGCTACCGAACAACGTGGATACCAGCATCGTACCGATCGACGTGTCCGAGACGGAGTACACCGTCGTACCGAGCGTAGGCGATCC GACACCGCACAACATTGTGACGTACAAGCTGACCCGCGCTCATTCGGACCTCTACACATTCGCGATCTGGGCGCGCAAGTTCGAGCATTACGCATCGGCCGGCGCTGCCAATCCGGCCGGTTTGTTCTCCGCGTTAGTATTGATTGTGAGCGCCGCGGCGATGGGGGGATTGGCGAAGAATCTGTGGCAATGTTAA